In Blastopirellula sediminis, the following proteins share a genomic window:
- a CDS encoding AAA family ATPase, translating into MRKARIRRLAALLRAKQKKKRKQADNTAAHEELIEAQWLACMMMYPERLSEDALPLQVFRVPCHRDIYSALLGLHLTGDEDRDDQQLLADLLTYGYDKLTASALIQAVIHSGSDLDKFADYAAALRKRLTPEPEQVELPPDGEIVRLELGSGSSFRTLTTEELFAEQQPREWLLSNFLTRNEPAVIVGPSKTLKSSLAVDLCAALASGGKFLNHFAAEKPLRVGFACSSQQQQTLTDLTQRWGEARQAKPNSNNFMWLLTTDDPADPESLGKLRDWITKHELEVVVIDAIRLSSTGKRKQAEALQALAQCCLDYGATPILCIQTRKEMKPGKLEASILAGSLDFAQQWLLVNRRQTYSPGSGEHRLWLTLGGYAGQGGEWGVDVEEGRLTDVGQAVPAELLALASRAAGTACPTTTTGRRWQTNVHEAETLQDEAERWKDAALDQRMRSRIRLAITDLGEAHATKLRVRENCGMNGTKFARGWDRMVAAGEIEKIVDEKRFYDPRYRLIMPAPEKNDAAESTPFVGSAVRTMGSDSRLATSIDASAVRTADPAVDALRDEKKLGAAVQSVDSRCASIAS; encoded by the coding sequence ATGCGAAAGGCCCGAATCCGGCGCCTCGCCGCCCTGCTGCGCGCGAAGCAAAAGAAGAAACGCAAACAAGCTGACAACACCGCGGCGCATGAAGAGCTGATCGAAGCGCAGTGGCTCGCCTGCATGATGATGTACCCCGAGCGGTTGAGCGAAGATGCCCTCCCGCTGCAAGTGTTTCGCGTGCCGTGTCATCGCGACATCTACTCGGCCCTCCTCGGGCTGCACCTCACTGGCGACGAAGATCGCGACGACCAGCAACTGCTCGCCGACCTCCTCACCTACGGCTACGACAAACTGACCGCGTCGGCGCTGATTCAAGCGGTGATCCACTCCGGCAGCGACCTGGACAAATTTGCCGACTACGCAGCGGCCTTAAGAAAACGACTGACGCCGGAGCCGGAGCAAGTTGAATTGCCGCCCGATGGAGAAATCGTGCGACTCGAACTCGGCAGCGGCAGTTCGTTTCGAACGCTGACGACGGAAGAGCTCTTCGCCGAACAACAGCCGCGCGAGTGGCTGCTATCGAACTTCCTCACCCGCAACGAACCGGCAGTCATTGTCGGCCCCAGCAAAACGCTGAAGAGTTCCCTCGCCGTCGACTTGTGCGCAGCGCTCGCGAGCGGAGGAAAGTTTTTGAATCATTTCGCGGCCGAAAAACCGCTGCGCGTCGGCTTCGCGTGTAGCAGCCAGCAACAGCAAACATTGACCGATCTGACGCAGCGGTGGGGTGAAGCTCGTCAGGCGAAGCCCAATTCGAACAACTTCATGTGGCTCCTGACCACCGACGATCCGGCCGATCCCGAGAGCCTCGGCAAACTTCGCGACTGGATCACGAAGCATGAGCTGGAAGTCGTGGTGATCGATGCGATTCGCTTGAGTTCGACCGGCAAACGCAAACAGGCCGAAGCGCTGCAGGCTCTCGCACAGTGTTGTCTCGATTACGGCGCGACGCCGATTCTCTGCATCCAAACGCGGAAGGAAATGAAGCCTGGCAAGTTGGAAGCATCGATCCTCGCCGGCAGTCTCGACTTCGCCCAGCAATGGCTGTTGGTGAATCGCCGCCAAACTTATTCGCCAGGCAGCGGAGAACATCGACTCTGGCTAACGCTCGGCGGTTACGCCGGGCAAGGTGGCGAGTGGGGCGTCGATGTCGAAGAAGGAAGACTAACCGACGTAGGGCAGGCCGTGCCTGCCGAATTGTTGGCGCTCGCAAGCAGAGCGGCAGGCACGGCCTGCCCTACGACTACGACCGGGCGACGCTGGCAAACGAACGTGCATGAGGCCGAAACGCTGCAAGACGAAGCCGAACGCTGGAAAGACGCCGCGCTCGACCAACGAATGCGGTCCCGAATTCGCCTGGCGATCACCGACCTCGGCGAGGCGCATGCGACGAAGCTCCGCGTCCGCGAAAACTGCGGCATGAACGGCACGAAGTTCGCTCGCGGTTGGGATCGGATGGTGGCGGCGGGGGAGATTGAAAAGATCGTTGACGAGAAACGGTTTTACGATCCGAGGTATCGATTGATCATGCCGGCCCCAGAAAAAAATGACGCGGCCGAGTCCACTCCGTTCGTAGGGTCCGCTGTGCGGACCATGGGAAGCGATAGCAGATTGGCCACGTCGATTGACGCCTCTGCGGTCCGCACAGCGGACCCTGCCGTAGATGCGCTACGCGACGAAAAAAAATTGGGAGCTGCGGTCCAGTCGGTTGATTCTCGTTGCGCGTCCATCGCGAGTTGA
- a CDS encoding RNA polymerase sigma factor, with protein sequence MADESIDIAELIRQIRRGQPAAAEQLFRYYEPEIRAEIRYRLRSTAVRRVVDSQDICQSVMISFFLRVGAGQYEIAEPQELLQLLLKIARNKTNDAYRAQLADKRDVRRVRSLDAAKELEEKVGREKVATNAAEMADLLQELERQLSTQEFEIASLRRQGFQWDEIGQKMGESPEALRKRFHRAVERIGRTLTPWF encoded by the coding sequence ATGGCGGACGAATCAATCGATATCGCGGAGCTCATCCGCCAAATCCGCCGTGGGCAACCGGCCGCGGCTGAGCAGTTGTTTCGTTATTACGAGCCAGAGATTCGGGCCGAAATTCGGTATCGCTTGCGGAGTACTGCGGTGCGCCGCGTGGTCGACTCGCAGGACATCTGCCAGTCGGTGATGATCTCGTTCTTTTTGCGCGTCGGCGCCGGGCAGTACGAAATTGCCGAGCCCCAAGAGCTGCTGCAACTGCTGCTGAAAATTGCTCGCAATAAGACGAACGACGCCTATCGCGCCCAACTGGCCGACAAGCGAGACGTCCGCCGGGTACGTTCGCTGGACGCAGCGAAAGAGTTGGAGGAGAAAGTGGGCCGGGAGAAAGTGGCGACCAATGCCGCGGAAATGGCCGACCTGTTGCAAGAGTTGGAGCGTCAACTGTCGACGCAAGAGTTTGAGATTGCGTCCCTGCGTCGACAAGGTTTTCAGTGGGATGAAATCGGACAGAAGATGGGGGAATCGCCGGAGGCGCTTCGCAAACGATTTCATCGCGCCGTCGAGCGAATTGGGCGCACGTTGACTCCTTGGTTTTAG
- a CDS encoding DEAD/DEAH box helicase, translating to MEVSVETRSEVFSEQLELSIESTSTNIDAPKVVSIPCRAPRVAVKTYVFPEAPDWAVSPPPAKKPPAENQTATEPSEEEAKPSQGKKPATRIKPPADVIKLQDRLYYLLQPSLESLVSTGSLEFPFEPFPYQFEGIAFLFPRQAAVLADEMGLGKTMQAISTMRMLIRSGEARNILLICPKPLVTNWKREFATWAPEIPVSIIEGDQTRRTWQWQSAEAPVKIANYELLMRDQAIVNDESLKFDLVVLDEAQRIKNSGSTTAQIVRAIPRDRSWALTGTPIENCTDDLVGIFEFLVPGYLYKGMPLKQLCAATSEYIIRRTKDMVMEDMPPRLYRDADLSLSPAQQETYELAENEGIVRLEKMGEELTVQHVFELVLRLKQICNFDPRTGDSSKMEQLRADMEEVAASGKKAIVFSQWTQTIEQIRKQLEPFGPLEYHGKIPSKQRDGVIDQFKHDPSKHVILMSYGAGSVGLNLQFCEYVFLFDRWWNPAIEDQAINRAHRIGAKGAVTVSRYLAMNTIETRIDQVLNEKRELFNTLFAEAGTPQPGGLSKDEIFGLFNLRSPKGPIRLAA from the coding sequence ATGGAAGTGAGCGTCGAAACGCGGAGCGAAGTTTTCAGCGAGCAGCTTGAGCTGTCGATCGAATCGACGTCGACCAACATCGACGCGCCGAAGGTGGTGTCGATTCCGTGTCGAGCGCCGCGCGTTGCGGTGAAGACGTATGTCTTTCCCGAAGCGCCCGATTGGGCGGTCTCGCCGCCGCCGGCGAAGAAGCCGCCGGCCGAGAATCAGACCGCGACGGAGCCAAGCGAGGAAGAAGCCAAGCCGAGCCAGGGCAAGAAGCCGGCGACCCGAATCAAGCCTCCGGCCGACGTGATCAAGCTGCAGGATCGGCTTTACTATTTGTTGCAGCCGTCGCTTGAGTCGCTGGTCAGCACCGGTTCGCTGGAGTTTCCCTTCGAGCCGTTCCCGTACCAGTTTGAAGGGATCGCGTTTCTCTTCCCGCGGCAAGCGGCGGTCCTGGCCGACGAGATGGGGCTTGGCAAAACGATGCAGGCGATCTCGACGATGCGGATGTTGATCCGGTCAGGCGAGGCTCGCAACATTTTGTTGATCTGTCCGAAGCCGCTGGTGACCAACTGGAAGCGAGAGTTCGCCACGTGGGCGCCGGAGATTCCGGTTTCGATCATCGAAGGGGATCAAACGCGACGGACCTGGCAATGGCAATCGGCCGAAGCGCCGGTCAAGATCGCCAACTACGAACTTTTGATGCGCGACCAGGCGATCGTCAACGATGAGTCGCTGAAGTTCGACCTGGTGGTGCTCGACGAAGCGCAGCGGATCAAGAACTCCGGCAGCACCACCGCCCAGATCGTGCGAGCGATTCCGCGCGACCGGAGCTGGGCGCTGACCGGCACGCCGATCGAGAACTGTACCGACGACCTGGTGGGGATCTTCGAGTTCCTGGTGCCGGGCTATCTGTACAAGGGGATGCCGCTGAAGCAACTCTGTGCGGCGACCAGCGAGTACATCATTCGCCGTACCAAGGATATGGTGATGGAAGATATGCCTCCGCGACTTTATCGCGACGCTGATCTTTCCCTATCGCCGGCTCAGCAGGAAACGTACGAGTTGGCGGAGAACGAAGGGATCGTCCGGCTCGAAAAGATGGGGGAAGAGCTGACGGTACAGCACGTGTTTGAACTGGTGCTGCGGCTGAAACAGATCTGCAACTTCGATCCGCGGACCGGCGACAGCAGCAAGATGGAGCAGCTGCGGGCCGACATGGAAGAAGTCGCCGCGAGCGGCAAGAAGGCGATCGTCTTCAGCCAATGGACGCAAACGATCGAGCAGATTCGGAAACAGCTGGAGCCGTTCGGACCGCTCGAGTATCACGGCAAGATCCCGAGCAAACAGCGAGACGGCGTGATCGATCAGTTCAAGCATGATCCGTCGAAGCATGTCATTTTGATGAGCTACGGCGCCGGCAGCGTCGGCTTGAACTTGCAGTTCTGCGAGTACGTCTTTTTGTTTGACCGCTGGTGGAATCCGGCGATCGAAGATCAGGCGATCAACCGGGCGCATCGGATTGGCGCCAAGGGAGCGGTCACCGTTTCACGCTACCTGGCGATGAATACGATCGAAACGCGAATCGATCAGGTGCTCAACGAGAAGCGTGAATTGTTCAACACGCTGTTCGCCGAAGCGGGAACGCCGCAGCCGGGCGGTTTGTCGAAAGATGAGATCTTCGGTCTCTTTAATCTGCGAAGTCCCAAGGGTCCGATTCGACTGGCCGCGTGA
- a CDS encoding alpha/beta hydrolase family protein — MTKLHRSLLGTLLLTTLFLTTAPAAEEAKVRQIDLEPKDAARDRVVPIRIYLPETEQPLPVILFSHGLGGSRKNSPYLGNFWAEHGYVCVFLQHAGSDEEVWKSVTRREILPAMKQAANGKNMLDRNKDVSFILDQLEVWSKQADSPLSGKLDLEHVGMTGHSFGAVTTTAVAGRKFPLGMSASEPRLDAFLPMSPQTSEGMSAEKSFGEIKAPMLCMTGTEDSSMISPNTTPASRREVYKALPPGDKYELVFDGGTHATFSDAQGIRIGRRDPAHHPAIQEISLKFWDAYLKNDPAAKKWLQSDQVRKDTTLKDTDVWQWK; from the coding sequence ATGACGAAGCTCCATCGATCGCTCCTCGGCACGCTGCTGCTGACGACTCTGTTTTTGACCACGGCGCCCGCGGCGGAAGAAGCGAAGGTTCGCCAGATCGATCTCGAACCGAAAGACGCCGCTCGTGATCGCGTCGTCCCGATCCGCATTTATCTTCCCGAGACTGAGCAGCCGCTGCCGGTCATTCTCTTTTCGCACGGCTTAGGGGGTTCGCGGAAGAACAGTCCTTACCTGGGGAACTTCTGGGCCGAGCATGGTTACGTCTGCGTCTTCCTGCAACATGCCGGCAGCGACGAAGAGGTCTGGAAGTCGGTCACGCGCCGCGAGATCTTGCCGGCGATGAAGCAAGCGGCCAACGGCAAGAACATGCTCGACCGCAATAAGGACGTCTCGTTCATCCTCGATCAGTTGGAAGTCTGGAGCAAGCAAGCCGACAGCCCGCTCTCTGGCAAGCTCGACCTGGAGCATGTCGGCATGACAGGGCATAGCTTCGGCGCGGTCACCACCACGGCGGTCGCCGGTCGCAAGTTTCCGCTCGGCATGAGCGCCAGCGAACCGCGACTCGACGCCTTCCTGCCGATGAGCCCGCAGACGAGCGAAGGGATGTCGGCCGAAAAGTCGTTCGGCGAAATCAAAGCCCCGATGCTCTGCATGACCGGCACCGAAGACAGCAGCATGATCAGCCCCAACACCACTCCGGCGTCGCGCCGCGAAGTCTACAAAGCGCTTCCCCCCGGCGATAAATACGAACTGGTCTTCGACGGCGGCACGCACGCCACCTTTTCGGACGCCCAAGGAATCCGCATCGGACGGCGCGATCCAGCCCATCACCCCGCGATCCAAGAGATCAGCCTGAAGTTCTGGGACGCCTATCTAAAGAACGACCCCGCCGCCAAGAAGTGGCTGCAGTCGGATCAGGTCCGCAAAGATACGACGCTGAAAGACACCGACGTCTGGCAGTGGAAGTAG
- a CDS encoding aldehyde dehydrogenase family protein, with protein sequence MLKIPAIRWGKPYESLEFENVVHFATGEPIAQLSQVGGGLLKRDMRFAQKARDALREIPPSELLELLKKAADLFMNATLPMGDGTQTPEEFVHAQSASTGLPENMCRFNMEKNSYALSNMDRILDSLTRGLDLEILSRGFGKEDRGVTVSYQAQSPVLGAVLPSNSPGVHTLWLPVIPLQIGLVLKPGAKEPWTPYRIYYAMVEAGVPAEAFALYPGAGGDVGAALLAACDRSMVFGGQQTIDQYHGNPRVQAHGPGFSKILLGDDVVDDWERYLDLMVQSVFANSGRSCINASGIWASRHTKEIAAAIAERIGGVEPTDPTDPSASLAAFTQKGMAPAVWSMIEQDLAESGVTNMTEKFGPRLEERELCDYLKPMVIHADSPERAVAKKEYMFPFVSVVECPQDQMLKNIGYTLVGTAITGDEGWIRQLTDATNIDRLNIGPIPTIKLDWLQPHEGNLIEFLFRNRAYQMAPLETAAV encoded by the coding sequence ATGCTCAAAATTCCCGCCATCCGTTGGGGCAAGCCGTACGAATCGCTGGAGTTCGAAAACGTCGTCCACTTCGCCACCGGCGAGCCGATCGCTCAGTTGAGCCAGGTCGGCGGCGGTCTGCTGAAGCGCGACATGCGTTTCGCCCAGAAGGCTCGCGACGCGCTGCGTGAAATCCCGCCGTCCGAGTTGCTCGAACTGTTGAAGAAGGCGGCCGACCTCTTCATGAACGCGACGCTGCCGATGGGTGACGGCACGCAAACGCCGGAAGAGTTCGTCCATGCTCAAAGCGCCAGCACCGGTCTGCCGGAAAACATGTGCCGCTTCAACATGGAGAAGAACTCCTACGCGCTGTCGAACATGGATCGGATTCTCGACTCGCTCACGCGCGGGCTCGATCTGGAGATCCTCTCGCGCGGCTTCGGCAAAGAAGATCGCGGCGTGACCGTCAGCTACCAGGCGCAAAGCCCGGTGCTGGGCGCCGTGCTGCCGTCGAACTCGCCAGGCGTTCACACCCTCTGGCTGCCGGTGATTCCGCTGCAGATCGGCTTGGTCCTCAAGCCGGGCGCCAAAGAGCCGTGGACTCCGTACCGCATTTACTACGCGATGGTCGAAGCGGGCGTTCCGGCCGAAGCGTTCGCGCTTTATCCCGGCGCCGGCGGCGACGTTGGCGCGGCGCTGTTGGCCGCGTGCGATCGCTCGATGGTCTTCGGCGGTCAGCAGACGATTGATCAGTACCACGGCAACCCGCGCGTTCAAGCGCACGGTCCTGGCTTCAGCAAGATCCTGCTTGGCGACGACGTGGTTGACGATTGGGAACGCTATCTCGACCTGATGGTGCAAAGCGTCTTCGCCAATAGCGGTCGCAGCTGCATCAACGCGTCGGGCATCTGGGCTTCGCGCCACACCAAGGAAATCGCCGCTGCGATCGCCGAGCGGATCGGCGGCGTCGAACCGACTGACCCGACGGATCCGAGCGCTTCGCTCGCCGCGTTCACCCAAAAGGGAATGGCGCCGGCCGTTTGGAGCATGATCGAGCAAGACCTGGCCGAGTCGGGCGTCACCAACATGACCGAGAAATTCGGTCCCCGCTTGGAAGAACGGGAGCTGTGCGACTACCTGAAGCCGATGGTCATTCACGCCGATAGCCCGGAACGAGCGGTGGCGAAGAAGGAATACATGTTCCCGTTCGTCAGCGTCGTCGAGTGCCCGCAAGATCAGATGCTGAAGAACATCGGCTACACGCTGGTCGGCACCGCGATCACCGGCGACGAAGGGTGGATTCGCCAGCTGACCGACGCGACCAACATCGATCGCTTGAACATCGGCCCGATTCCGACGATCAAGCTCGATTGGCTGCAACCGCATGAAGGGAACCTGATTGAGTTCCTGTTCCGCAATCGCGCCTACCAAATGGCGCCGCTGGAAACGGCCGCGGTTTAA